One stretch of Scyliorhinus canicula chromosome 7, sScyCan1.1, whole genome shotgun sequence DNA includes these proteins:
- the LOC119969347 gene encoding LOW QUALITY PROTEIN: uncharacterized protein LOC119969347 (The sequence of the model RefSeq protein was modified relative to this genomic sequence to represent the inferred CDS: inserted 2 bases in 1 codon) yields MDKSSRQQVQNISTSCHNSGCYPSINTLFWDFDVPPALPGSNEDSASNLSDSERIPFISTPPDLKLRVDVIVAMELALSQTLNCVDFSYPDILPQPYANWNLRELSLIANNTRSLVTAQPLGXNFVARLLKLEWLQLKTEETERNKIIRLRCNTAPRSCNTVRNPARGRKDGLMVKKLLNSHGDLSLDTVCSTASICSHCWLQYPYCNGTCHPYVYQNFSHCPSVKQHRSNSQLTGTSQLKTWAKEPPVLRPKEVVFGKGASANMHSCSTPIAVQAKMQKESPCTVRCLPPSPQQAQCPTASLRLGHIR; encoded by the exons ATGGACAAATCCAGCAGACAGCAAGTACAAAACATCAGCACCTCCTGCCATAACTCTGGCTGCTACCCTTCAATAAATACACTGTTTTGGGACTTTGATGTGCCACCAGCACTACCTGGCAGCAATGAGGACAGTGCGAGCAATCTTTCCGATTCTGAGAGAATTCCCTTTATCTCGACCCCTCCAGATCTGAAGCTCCGAGTTGATGTGATAGTCGCAATGGAGTTGGCATTGTCACAGACTTTGAACTGCGTGGACTTTAGCTACCCAGACATTTTGCCACAGCCGTATGCCAACTGGAATCTGCGAGAGCTGTCTCTGATAGCCAACAACACGAGAAGCCTTGTTACCGCCCAGCCTTTAGG CAACTTTGTGGCACGACTGCTCAAACTCGAGTGGCTACAACTGAAgacagaggagacagagagaaacaagATTATCCGTCTGCGCTGCAACACTGCCCCCAGAAGCTGTAACACTGTCAGAAATCCTGCGAGGGGCAGGAAAGACGGTCTGATGGTTAAGAAGCTGCTGAACAGTCATGGGGACCTGTCACTTGACACAGTTTGCAGTACAGCGAGTATCTGCAGTCACTGCTGGTTACAGTACCCTTATTGTAACGGTACCTGCCATCCTTATGTGTATCAAAACTTCTCACATTGCCCCAGCGTAAAGCAGCATCGCTCCAACTCCCAGCTGACAGGAACCAGTCAGCTCAAGACCTGGGCCAAGGAGCCACCTGTACTTCGCCCCAAGGAAGTGGTGTTTGGAAAAGGAGCCTCGGCAAACATGCACTCATGCAGCACCCCAATAGCCGTTCAAGCCAAGATGCAGAAAGAGTCCCCGTGCACAGTGCGTTGCCTACCTCCCTCGCCACAACAGGCCCAGTGCCCCACTGCTTCCCTGAGGCTAGGACACATCAGATAA